In Indioceanicola profundi, the genomic stretch AACAAGACGCTCACCGACTCCCGCACGCTAGTAAAGGCCAAGGCCGGCAGCCCTGTGCTGTTGCGCATCGTCAATGCATCCTACAGCGAGCTGCGGATCACTTTCCCGAAGGATGTTCTGGTCGCTGAAGAGGACGGCCGCGTTTTCCGCACCAATCCCCTCAGGGGGAACTTCTCCAAGCCGTTCTGGACCAGAACGCTGAACCTGAGCACCGCCCAACGGTATTCCGTCTTCCTGGACGCGCCCGCGGCCGGCAGGTCGTGTGACGTGAAGACCGAGTTCCTGCACTGGTGCGACTACAACCGGGTCCAGGGCACGGTCACAACCCGGGTGCTGGGCACCTGACCCGCCCGGCAGGACGGGACGAAAACCGAAGAGGAGGAAGAGATGAAGGTCGCGCTGTCGGTTGCCGCTGTTTGTGCGCTCGGGCTTGTCGGGGCTGCAGCATTGCCGCAAGGGCTGATCCCCGGTTGGGGATCAGCCTCCGAGCAGGTTGAAGCTGCCGGAACAACCGCCCACGGTCATGAAGAACGGGAACACCGCAGCGCGGCCCGTGAAGAGCTGGAGCGTCAGGGGATCACCGTCAAGAACGGCGGAGCCAAGGTCACCAGGATCGAGCCGGAAACGGGCTACAGCCATGGGCATTGGCCGGAACCGTCGAGCCTTGGCGGCGACTTCTCACTGGTCACGCACAAGGGGCAGCCGGTGACGCTGGACAGCTTCAAGGGCAAACCCAGCGTGATCTTCTTCGGATATGCGAAGTGCGACGATATCTGCCCCTTCAGCGTGCAGCTGATGGGCGCGGCCCTGGATGCCATGCCGGACAAGGGAGAGGCGATCAACGCCCTTTTCGTCAGCTTCGACCAGAAATACGAGACGCGGGAAGATCTGGCCCGCTTCATGGCCAAATCGCATCCCAAGCTGGTCGGGCTGACCGGCACCCGCGCCCAGGTCCATGAAGTGTCGGCCAAGTTCAAGGTCCACCGGGAAATGATGCCGCATGTCATGTGGAAGAGCGCGGACGAGCCGGGCTGGCGGCATACGTCGCACTACTACCTGCTCTCCGCGGAAGGGAATGTGGTCGACTATGTCTACCCCACCATCTCGCCCGAAGAGTTGGCGCAGAAGCTGACTGATCTGGCGAACGGCATCATGCCGGTGCCCAAGGTGACGGCAGCCAATACGGCGCAGCATTAACAGTCGATTTGGGCGGAGGCTCCCGTCTGGCGCGCTCCGCCCCGAACCTTCCGCACTGGGGAATGGAAATGGGCAATATCGGCATCTGGCAGATCGTATTGGTTC encodes the following:
- a CDS encoding SCO family protein is translated as MKVALSVAAVCALGLVGAAALPQGLIPGWGSASEQVEAAGTTAHGHEEREHRSAAREELERQGITVKNGGAKVTRIEPETGYSHGHWPEPSSLGGDFSLVTHKGQPVTLDSFKGKPSVIFFGYAKCDDICPFSVQLMGAALDAMPDKGEAINALFVSFDQKYETREDLARFMAKSHPKLVGLTGTRAQVHEVSAKFKVHREMMPHVMWKSADEPGWRHTSHYYLLSAEGNVVDYVYPTISPEELAQKLTDLANGIMPVPKVTAANTAQH